In Deltaproteobacteria bacterium, the DNA window GCATGGGACCGAGGGCAAGCTCATCCCAGGCTCCCCAGACGGCCTTGATCTTTCCGGGCTCGCGATTGGCCAAGAGCAGGCTCTCCATCGCCTTTCTGCAATCGTCGATATGGCCGGGCATCTTGGTTACGTGCTCGGCGAGCATTTTGATGCCGGGGTTCTCTGCCAGTATCGCCTTCATCACCTGGATCCTCTTCCGGGGACAGGGGTCGGTGAGCCACTCCATGGCAACGATGTTCCCCTCATGGCCGAGCCTGTCGACCATATATGTGGTCTCCAAGGCTGATGCCACATACTCGTTGGGAGCAATATCAAAGGTCACGCCCTTTGTCCACCCGCTGATGGTCACAACCGGGATCCCCGCTTTCCTGCAAGCCGGAATGACCTCGCCTTCCAGGAGGCCGACCGAGGGGAACAGCACAAATATCGCATCCACCCGCTCCTGGACCCAGGTCAGGCAGGTGCTTATCAGTCGTTGTTGGTCTGATTTGGTGTCGACAAGGATGGGCTTCCAGCCTTCCTGCTTGCACAACTTCACCGCCTCATTGCCTATCCTGGGCGGAACGGCCGCGGCCAGGTAGAGGCTTATGATGCCGATCGTCCTCTGCTTGGCAGCAAGAACCGTGTCCGAAACTCCGAGAAGAACTCCGGCCGCCACAAGTAAAACCACAAGCACACGAGCTTTTTTAGTCCAGTCCATTTGTCCCTCCTTTTGCGAGATTCCTTGTTAATGATCCCAGGTATCGGCTATCCCAGCAAGGCCGCCTGTCCCCGGGCCGGATCGATCTGCCGAGTCTCTCACCTCCCTTCAGCGATTCTCTTGTTGCCTCTCTTTTGTCCGCGGCTGCCGCCTCTGTTCCTATCCGCGCCGACTCGCTTTCCGAGGCCTACCACACCGAATATCCTCCATCCACGAGGATGTCCTGTCCTGTCAGAAAGCCAGAGCTCTCGGAACAGAGGAAGACCACAAGGCCGTCCAGATCTTCCGGCCTGCCCACCCGGTGCATGGGAACCGAGTCGAGAACCTGTCTTAGCGTCTGCTCCTCCCCCAGCGCCTTCTCGGTAAGGGGTGTCAGCATGATTCCGGGACTCAGACAGTTGACCGTGATGTTGTAAGGTGCCAGTTCCACGGCGAGCCGTTTCGTCATCCCGATGATTCCGGCTTTTGAGGCCGAGTAGTTGTAGCCGCCGTTGAAACGCTCCGGCCGCGGTGCGTGGGTCGCCGCGATCGAGGCCAC includes these proteins:
- a CDS encoding substrate-binding domain-containing protein encodes the protein MDWTKKARVLVVLLVAAGVLLGVSDTVLAAKQRTIGIISLYLAAAVPPRIGNEAVKLCKQEGWKPILVDTKSDQQRLISTCLTWVQERVDAIFVLFPSVGLLEGEVIPACRKAGIPVVTISGWTKGVTFDIAPNEYVASALETTYMVDRLGHEGNIVAMEWLTDPCPRKRIQVMKAILAENPGIKMLAEHVTKMPGHIDDCRKAMESLLLANREPGKIKAVWGAWDELALGPMQAIEAPGRKDIFVVGIDGNLWTFDEIRKPGSPFAATVAIQWEKAAHIFVEQMKAHFAGGRITKSQFYIPCYLVTKENCPPKGHYYNPEGVYQ